One Mucilaginibacter ginkgonis genomic region harbors:
- a CDS encoding HlyD family secretion protein translates to MAQEQQSTETKKKPNKVVPIILGIVLLVGIIFGIKEYIYYSKHVDTDDAQIDGDISPVVARVGGYVDSIAFEDNQHVNKGQFLVKIDDRDYKIKLEQAVAAQKGASGSIGVGESQIYQTSANAASAKANVTTMQARLEKTQKDYARYANLVKDGSITKQQFDQAKSDLEVAQANLQAAKDQYKAAAEQISTTRNQLKVTNLGVNQRQVDVDYAKLQLSYTTIQSPASGVTSKKSIQVGQLVQAGQTLFNVVNDNSLYITANFKETQLTTIKNGQKVDVEVDAYPDLKLEGTVYNFSPATGAKFSLLPPDNATGNFVKVVQRVPVKIKISADKATMDKLRPGMSVNVSVVTKD, encoded by the coding sequence ATGGCACAAGAACAACAATCAACAGAAACTAAAAAGAAACCCAACAAGGTAGTACCTATCATATTAGGTATCGTACTGCTGGTGGGTATCATCTTCGGGATAAAGGAATATATTTATTACAGCAAACACGTAGATACTGATGACGCGCAGATAGATGGCGATATTAGCCCGGTGGTAGCACGTGTTGGTGGTTATGTAGACAGCATCGCTTTCGAGGATAACCAGCACGTTAACAAAGGTCAGTTCTTAGTTAAAATAGACGACCGCGATTATAAAATTAAATTAGAGCAAGCCGTTGCTGCGCAAAAAGGTGCAAGCGGCAGTATAGGTGTTGGTGAATCGCAGATTTACCAAACCAGCGCAAACGCTGCAAGCGCGAAGGCGAATGTAACAACTATGCAGGCACGTTTGGAAAAAACGCAGAAAGACTACGCACGTTACGCCAACCTGGTGAAAGACGGCTCTATCACCAAACAACAATTTGACCAGGCAAAATCTGATTTGGAGGTAGCACAAGCAAACCTGCAGGCTGCGAAAGATCAGTACAAAGCCGCTGCAGAACAGATCAGCACTACACGCAACCAATTGAAGGTAACTAACCTTGGTGTAAACCAAAGGCAGGTAGATGTTGACTACGCGAAACTGCAATTGTCATACACCACCATTCAATCGCCTGCAAGCGGTGTAACTTCTAAAAAGAGCATACAGGTAGGCCAGTTGGTTCAGGCGGGTCAGACGTTGTTCAATGTGGTAAATGACAATAGCTTATATATCACTGCAAACTTTAAAGAAACACAGCTTACCACAATTAAAAACGGGCAGAAAGTTGATGTAGAGGTTGATGCTTACCCTGACTTGAAACTGGAAGGTACGGTGTATAACTTCTCTCCGGCCACTGGCGCCAAGTTTTCATTATTGCCACCGGATAACGCTACAGGTAACTTTGTTAAAGTAGTGCAACGTGTGCCTGTGAAAATTAAAATAAGTGCCGATAAGGCAACCATGGATAAACTGCGCCCGGGTATGAGCGTAAACGTATCTGTTGTTACAAAAGACTAA
- a CDS encoding DHA2 family efflux MFS transporter permease subunit, with amino-acid sequence MAETGFKKWIITITVIVASLLELIDTTIVNVALPHIQGNLGATLTDVAWVVTGYAVANVIVLPMSGWLGSRFGRKQYFLASIVMFTLVSFLCGNAHTMNELIIFRILQGFAGGGLISTAQAILIETWPREQIGTATALFGLGAVVGPTVGPTIGGWIVENYSWPWIFYVNIPVGALAAFCTYTFVNETPKDTGKPVDWWGIILLAITVGSLQTVLEKGEDEDWFAKTYILILSIAAILGFLLFLWRELSTSHPVVNFSIMRHRSFAVGMFTSFILGFGLYGSVFVFPVFCQNLLGFNAQQTGELLFPGGLCTIAMMPFIGKMLNKGIPAQFMATIGMFLFFVFTNMLSHSTLATGEHDVLIPLLIRGVGMALLFVPLTTLAMADLKGPEVGQGSGLNNMMRQLGGSFGIAVLTTVIHNRQGLHRSNLLTYINQYNPVFTDRFNGYVHRFMGLGHSMSDATTMAYRAMEGIITRQSLLLTYDDAYWLSGLVMLFSIPLLYLQPFKKLKAATDAH; translated from the coding sequence ATGGCTGAAACCGGCTTTAAAAAATGGATCATAACGATAACGGTTATCGTGGCTTCTTTGCTGGAGCTGATTGATACCACTATCGTAAACGTGGCGCTGCCGCACATTCAGGGTAACCTGGGTGCCACATTAACCGATGTTGCCTGGGTGGTAACTGGTTACGCGGTAGCCAACGTTATAGTACTGCCCATGTCGGGCTGGCTGGGCAGCAGATTTGGCCGTAAGCAATATTTCCTGGCATCTATCGTGATGTTTACGCTGGTGTCATTCCTGTGCGGTAACGCGCATACCATGAATGAGCTGATTATCTTCAGGATATTGCAGGGCTTTGCCGGCGGTGGTTTGATATCAACCGCGCAAGCCATCCTTATAGAGACATGGCCACGTGAGCAAATTGGCACGGCAACAGCCTTATTTGGGTTAGGCGCGGTGGTTGGACCGACAGTAGGCCCAACTATTGGCGGTTGGATAGTAGAAAACTACTCCTGGCCATGGATATTTTATGTAAACATTCCGGTTGGTGCACTGGCGGCATTCTGTACCTATACCTTTGTTAATGAAACACCCAAAGACACGGGTAAGCCTGTTGACTGGTGGGGTATTATTCTACTCGCTATCACAGTAGGTAGTTTGCAAACCGTGTTAGAAAAAGGTGAGGATGAGGACTGGTTTGCAAAAACTTACATCTTGATATTAAGTATCGCGGCTATTCTTGGCTTCCTGCTGTTCTTATGGCGCGAGCTGAGCACCAGTCACCCGGTGGTGAACTTTAGCATTATGCGGCACCGGAGTTTCGCGGTGGGGATGTTTACTTCGTTTATACTTGGCTTTGGTTTGTACGGCTCGGTGTTCGTTTTCCCGGTATTTTGCCAGAACCTGCTTGGGTTTAACGCGCAGCAAACGGGCGAGCTATTGTTTCCCGGCGGTTTGTGTACCATAGCCATGATGCCGTTTATTGGCAAGATGCTTAATAAGGGTATACCGGCCCAGTTTATGGCGACGATAGGTATGTTTTTGTTCTTTGTGTTTACCAATATGCTGAGCCACTCTACACTGGCAACAGGTGAGCATGATGTATTGATCCCTTTATTGATCCGTGGTGTGGGTATGGCGTTATTATTTGTACCGTTAACCACCCTTGCAATGGCCGACCTTAAAGGCCCCGAAGTTGGCCAGGGCTCAGGCCTGAACAACATGATGCGCCAGTTGGGCGGCTCATTTGGTATCGCGGTTTTAACAACCGTAATACACAACCGGCAAGGTTTACACCGCAGCAACCTGCTTACCTATATTAACCAATATAACCCTGTATTTACAGATCGTTTCAATGGTTATGTGCACAGGTTTATGGGACTTGGCCATAGCATGTCTGACGCTACAACTATGGCTTACCGTGCTATGGAAGGTATTATCACCAGACAGTCGCTTTTATTGACTTATGACGATGCCTACTGGCTGTCAGGCCTGGTGATGCTGTTCTCCATACCGTTATTGTATTTGCAGCCATTTAAGAAATTAAAGGCAGCTACAGACGCCCACTAA
- the cysS gene encoding cysteine--tRNA ligase has translation MTQRLFIYNTLTRTKEEFKAIDAPHVGMYVCGPTVYSDVHLGNCRTYISFDLIFRYLTHLGYKVRYVRNITDAGHLEDDSDTGEDKISKKAKLAKVEPMEIAQTYTVGFHDVLRIFNTLPPSIEPTATGHIIEQIEMVKEIMANGYAYEVDGTVYFDVEKYNQSFNYGVLSGRNLDDLLTNTRALGGQDEKHGRLDFALWIKAKPEHLMKWPSPWGVGFPGWHLECSAMSHKYLGNQFDIHGGGLDLVPTHHTNEIAQNEACFHKTPAHYWVHTNMLTVNGQKMSKSLGNSFLPHELFTGDNHILNKGYSPMTVRFFMLQAHYRSTLDFGNEAMEASEKGFKRLMNAVTLLDSLKASATTDVDIAPLRQRCYDALNDDFNSPVLIAELFEASRIINSVHDGKMAIDEENLAELKSVIEDFVTNILGLKNEQAAVDELPQVLEFMVNLRSEAKANRDYATSDKIRDGLQKIGIQLKDSKEGTTWSKI, from the coding sequence ATGACACAAAGGTTATTTATCTACAATACCTTAACACGTACCAAAGAAGAATTTAAGGCAATAGACGCGCCGCATGTGGGCATGTATGTTTGTGGTCCTACCGTTTACAGCGATGTGCATTTGGGCAATTGCCGTACTTATATATCGTTCGACCTGATATTCCGTTACCTTACCCATTTGGGTTACAAGGTACGCTATGTGCGTAATATAACCGATGCCGGCCACCTTGAGGATGACAGCGATACTGGCGAAGACAAGATCTCGAAGAAAGCCAAGCTGGCTAAGGTGGAGCCGATGGAAATTGCCCAGACGTACACCGTAGGTTTTCACGATGTACTGCGGATCTTCAACACCTTGCCGCCAAGTATAGAACCAACCGCTACCGGCCACATCATCGAGCAGATAGAGATGGTAAAAGAGATAATGGCCAACGGTTATGCTTACGAGGTAGATGGCACTGTTTATTTCGACGTCGAAAAGTATAACCAGTCGTTTAACTATGGCGTGCTTAGCGGCCGTAACCTGGATGATTTGCTGACTAATACCCGCGCGCTTGGCGGTCAGGACGAAAAACACGGCAGGCTGGATTTTGCCCTTTGGATAAAGGCAAAACCCGAGCACCTGATGAAATGGCCTTCGCCATGGGGAGTAGGCTTCCCGGGCTGGCACCTGGAGTGCTCTGCCATGAGCCACAAATATCTGGGTAACCAGTTTGATATCCATGGCGGCGGTTTAGACCTGGTGCCAACACACCATACTAATGAGATAGCGCAAAACGAAGCATGCTTTCATAAAACGCCGGCGCATTACTGGGTGCATACCAACATGCTGACCGTTAACGGGCAAAAGATGTCAAAATCTTTAGGTAACAGCTTTTTGCCGCACGAATTATTTACCGGCGATAACCACATCCTAAATAAAGGCTATAGCCCCATGACGGTGCGCTTTTTTATGCTGCAGGCACATTATCGCAGTACGCTTGACTTTGGTAATGAAGCGATGGAAGCTTCAGAGAAAGGCTTTAAGCGCCTGATGAATGCTGTCACATTACTGGATAGTTTAAAGGCCTCTGCAACAACGGATGTAGATATAGCACCTTTACGACAAAGGTGTTATGATGCACTGAATGACGATTTTAACAGCCCGGTATTAATTGCCGAACTGTTTGAAGCATCGCGAATCATCAATTCTGTACACGATGGCAAAATGGCTATCGATGAGGAAAACCTGGCGGAGTTAAAATCAGTAATAGAAGATTTTGTGACCAATATTCTTGGTTTAAAAAACGAGCAGGCCGCTGTTGACGAGTTGCCGCAGGTGTTGGAGTTTATGGTAAACCTGCGCAGCGAGGCAAAAGCCAACCGCGATTACGCTACTTCTGATAAGATACGCGATGGTTTACAGAAAATAGGCATCCAGCTTAAGGATAGTAAAGAGGGCACAACCTGGAGTAAAATTTAG
- a CDS encoding endonuclease/exonuclease/phosphatase family protein, whose translation MKKKKRSTGFFTKLILAINIFFAACLLVSYLAPVLDPQQHWVIAFFGLAYPPVLLVNLLFIVYWLFFKWWYAGLSLVCILAGYNILQGSFGFHAARDYVQKESREAIRVMTYNVHSFKKYGSDNDKSTKHEILDIIRERQPDILCFQEFYTRFKGEYALQDSIKDILNAHVYFEAFPKRNLYDAHGVAIFSKYPIIGKGVIKISEDWNPNQCIYVDIKKKDKIVRFYSVHFKSIGFDPEDYQTLDSVSQKGKTDMRSARRIGSKLKQAFKARSIQTKLVKDQLAMCPYPYVISGDFNDTPSSYAVHQMEQDMQNAFRVKGSGLGRTYNGDFPNYQIDYIMAGPGFNVLDYTVIKRKLSDHYPVYSDVLLK comes from the coding sequence ATGAAAAAGAAGAAAAGATCGACCGGCTTTTTCACAAAACTTATACTTGCCATTAATATTTTTTTTGCCGCTTGTCTGCTTGTCAGTTACCTGGCACCTGTCTTAGATCCGCAGCAACACTGGGTCATCGCCTTTTTTGGGCTGGCATATCCGCCCGTATTATTAGTCAACCTGTTATTTATTGTTTACTGGCTGTTTTTTAAATGGTGGTATGCGGGCCTTTCTTTAGTGTGCATTTTGGCGGGCTACAATATCCTTCAGGGCAGTTTTGGCTTCCATGCGGCAAGAGATTATGTTCAAAAAGAGTCGCGCGAGGCCATAAGGGTAATGACCTACAATGTTCACTCTTTTAAAAAATACGGTAGCGATAATGACAAGTCGACCAAGCATGAGATTCTAGACATCATTCGCGAAAGGCAGCCCGACATCCTGTGTTTTCAGGAATTTTACACACGCTTTAAAGGCGAATATGCATTGCAGGACAGCATTAAGGATATCCTGAACGCACATGTATACTTTGAGGCCTTCCCGAAGCGGAACTTGTACGATGCCCATGGTGTGGCCATTTTTTCTAAATATCCTATTATTGGTAAAGGTGTGATCAAAATATCTGAAGACTGGAACCCCAACCAGTGTATCTATGTCGACATTAAAAAGAAGGATAAGATAGTGCGGTTCTACAGCGTGCATTTTAAATCCATCGGTTTCGACCCTGAAGATTACCAAACGCTCGACAGTGTATCGCAAAAAGGAAAAACAGACATGCGTTCGGCCAGGCGCATCGGTTCTAAACTTAAACAAGCTTTTAAGGCACGCAGTATACAAACGAAGCTGGTTAAAGATCAATTAGCAATGTGCCCGTATCCATACGTAATATCCGGAGACTTTAACGACACACCATCCTCATACGCTGTGCACCAGATGGAGCAGGATATGCAAAATGCCTTCAGGGTTAAAGGCAGCGGACTGGGCCGTACTTATAATGGCGATTTCCCCAACTACCAAATCGACTATATTATGGCTGGTCCGGGTTTTAACGTTTTAGATTATACGGTTATAAAGAGAAAACTGTCTGACCATTACCCTGTCTACAGCGACGTTTTGTTGAAGTGA
- a CDS encoding rhomboid family protein: MNNFWTDIKYKLFNSGSKLGLLIGINVFVFLLINIPSVLEQLFVTGLGAQGIIKSYAFEYLAMPASLPKLLARFWTPVTYMFMHDGIFHILFYMLWLYWLGQLFEEYLGQKKTIFLYLAGGLSGALFYLAGFNLIPAFAHSPEALAMPIVGASAAVMAIVISTATLLPDYELYLMFIGPVKLKWIAIFYVVIDFLGIAGPNAGGELAHLGGALFGFIYMKQLQRGNNLGAILSGAFAPKPKIKVVSNNSGYQRSRKTVHIAPDQDEIDRILDKISQSGYESLTKTEKETLFRASKND, from the coding sequence ATGAACAACTTCTGGACCGATATCAAATACAAGCTTTTCAACTCGGGCAGCAAGCTTGGGCTGCTTATCGGCATTAACGTTTTTGTTTTCCTGCTCATTAATATACCATCGGTTCTCGAGCAGTTGTTCGTTACCGGATTAGGTGCACAAGGTATTATAAAAAGTTACGCGTTCGAATACCTGGCAATGCCGGCATCGCTACCAAAACTATTAGCCCGGTTTTGGACACCCGTAACCTACATGTTTATGCACGATGGGATATTTCACATTCTGTTTTACATGCTATGGCTGTACTGGTTGGGGCAATTGTTCGAAGAATACCTGGGCCAAAAGAAAACCATATTTCTTTATCTGGCCGGCGGTTTATCAGGGGCTTTGTTTTATCTGGCGGGCTTTAACCTTATCCCCGCCTTTGCCCACTCGCCGGAAGCATTGGCGATGCCGATTGTTGGCGCCAGTGCTGCGGTTATGGCCATTGTTATCTCTACAGCTACATTGTTGCCAGACTACGAACTATACTTAATGTTCATCGGTCCTGTAAAATTGAAGTGGATAGCCATATTTTATGTGGTCATAGATTTCTTGGGCATCGCCGGGCCAAACGCCGGCGGCGAACTAGCACATTTGGGTGGCGCGTTGTTTGGCTTTATTTATATGAAGCAGTTGCAGCGCGGCAATAATTTAGGTGCGATACTATCAGGCGCATTTGCGCCAAAACCCAAAATCAAGGTGGTTAGTAATAACTCCGGCTATCAACGTAGCCGAAAAACTGTTCATATAGCTCCGGATCAGGATGAAATAGACCGCATACTTGATAAGATTTCGCAATCGGGATACGAGAGCTTAACTAAAACAGAAAAGGAAACGCTTTTCAGGGCGAGCAAAAACGATTAG
- a CDS encoding rhomboid family intramembrane serine protease gives MSAYRQNPLANIPPVVRNLLIINVICFLPSLIFNADNGEKYIQLFGVYYFNSPLFRPWQIITHLFLHGGFAHIFFNMFALYSFGMAIEYTLGSKRFFSFYFICGLGAIALQMAVQAYEVHALTGSFAPMHGHGIPTTFGDLQSMLNVQLSEGGLKKLSEIYFAPMVGASGAIFGLLIAFGMLFPNAELMILFIPVPVKAKYIIPVYVIIELVLGVGQFSGDSVAHFAHLGGAILGFILIKIWRVQRPENFF, from the coding sequence ATGAGCGCATACAGGCAAAACCCTTTAGCCAATATACCCCCGGTGGTAAGAAATCTGCTGATCATTAACGTGATCTGCTTTCTGCCATCATTGATCTTCAACGCTGATAACGGAGAAAAGTACATCCAGCTGTTTGGTGTTTATTATTTCAACTCGCCGCTGTTCCGGCCGTGGCAAATCATTACGCACCTGTTTCTTCATGGTGGATTCGCACATATATTCTTTAACATGTTTGCGCTGTACTCTTTTGGTATGGCTATTGAGTATACGCTGGGGTCTAAACGCTTTTTCAGTTTCTATTTCATTTGTGGCTTGGGCGCCATTGCCTTGCAGATGGCCGTTCAGGCTTACGAAGTTCATGCCCTGACAGGCAGTTTCGCGCCAATGCATGGTCACGGCATACCTACAACATTTGGCGATTTGCAAAGCATGCTAAACGTACAGCTGAGCGAGGGTGGACTAAAGAAACTTTCTGAGATCTACTTCGCGCCGATGGTTGGTGCATCGGGCGCCATATTCGGTTTGCTCATTGCTTTTGGTATGCTGTTCCCAAACGCCGAGTTGATGATCCTGTTTATTCCCGTGCCGGTAAAGGCTAAATACATTATTCCGGTTTATGTGATAATAGAATTGGTTTTGGGTGTCGGTCAATTCTCAGGCGATTCGGTAGCACACTTTGCCCACTTGGGTGGTGCGATACTCGGCTTTATTTTAATAAAGATTTGGCGCGTGCAACGGCCGGAGAATTTCTTTTAA
- the mutL gene encoding DNA mismatch repair endonuclease MutL, translated as MVDIIQLLPDSVANQIAAGEVVQRPASAVKELVENAIDAGAGKIQLILKDAGKALIQVIDDGCGMSLTDARMCFERHATSKIKKAEDLFSIRTMGFRGEAMASIAAIAQVELRSRRHDDELGTCIIIEGSEVLSQQPCANPAGTSIAVKNLFYNTPARRNFLKSNPVEMRHIIDEFQRVALANPKIFFTLHHDGQEVFHLPGTTLKQRIIHLLGNNYNQRLVPVEEDTTIIKLRGFIGKPEFARKTRGEQFFFVNNRFIKDNYLNHAVLTAYEQLLPDDSFPMYVLFIEIDPAKIDINVHPTKTEIKYQDERSIYAIIRSAVKRSLGLYNITPSLDFDQENSIGHLITEKPLEQIVPPTISFNPDFNPFSSPSSTVPRVEKSYSGYADKSGIPQNWDTLYEISKRDSEEQQVIEHHPEAVKIDDEALIKTSERQLFQIHNRYILSQIKSGFMLINQQLAHERILYERFLLQLDNHSGLSQQSLFPATVSLNSSDYGLLKELLPDIRNLGFDIREFGPNTVIVEGIPADINHNDEHQLLESLLEGFKNNMAILKLNKRDTLARTLARNGATKAGTRLSMDEMNLLIDQLFACQSPNQALNGKPVISTFTMAELAERFEK; from the coding sequence ATGGTTGATATTATACAGCTTTTGCCCGATTCGGTCGCGAACCAGATCGCTGCCGGAGAGGTGGTGCAGCGGCCTGCATCTGCGGTAAAAGAGCTGGTAGAAAACGCGATAGACGCCGGCGCAGGCAAAATTCAACTGATATTGAAAGATGCCGGCAAAGCTTTGATACAAGTGATAGATGACGGCTGCGGCATGAGCCTTACCGATGCACGCATGTGCTTCGAGAGACATGCGACGTCAAAAATCAAAAAAGCCGAAGACCTGTTTTCCATTCGCACCATGGGTTTCCGTGGCGAGGCAATGGCCTCTATCGCTGCCATTGCACAAGTAGAATTGCGCAGCCGCCGCCACGATGATGAACTGGGGACCTGCATTATCATCGAAGGCTCTGAAGTGTTAAGCCAGCAGCCTTGCGCAAACCCTGCCGGCACCTCAATCGCGGTCAAAAATCTATTTTACAACACTCCTGCAAGGCGCAACTTTTTAAAAAGCAACCCGGTTGAAATGCGTCATATCATAGACGAGTTTCAGCGTGTGGCTTTGGCCAACCCAAAGATATTTTTTACACTGCACCACGACGGTCAGGAAGTTTTTCATCTGCCGGGCACCACACTTAAGCAACGCATTATACATCTGTTGGGCAATAATTACAACCAGCGTTTAGTGCCTGTTGAAGAAGATACTACAATCATCAAGCTTCGCGGGTTTATTGGCAAACCAGAATTTGCGCGCAAAACGCGTGGCGAACAATTCTTTTTTGTAAACAATCGTTTCATAAAGGATAATTATTTAAACCACGCCGTGCTTACTGCCTACGAGCAATTATTGCCTGATGACAGCTTCCCCATGTATGTGCTGTTTATCGAAATAGATCCGGCTAAGATTGATATAAACGTTCATCCTACAAAGACAGAGATCAAGTACCAGGATGAGCGGTCTATCTACGCCATTATCCGTTCGGCGGTTAAACGTTCACTGGGCTTATACAACATTACCCCATCGCTGGATTTTGACCAGGAGAATAGCATCGGGCATTTAATTACAGAAAAACCACTGGAGCAAATCGTTCCACCAACGATAAGTTTCAACCCGGATTTTAATCCGTTCTCATCGCCATCATCTACGGTACCAAGAGTAGAAAAATCTTATAGTGGCTATGCAGATAAAAGCGGCATCCCGCAAAACTGGGATACCTTATATGAAATAAGCAAAAGAGATAGCGAAGAGCAGCAGGTTATTGAACATCATCCGGAAGCTGTGAAGATAGACGATGAGGCACTGATTAAAACCAGTGAACGGCAGCTGTTCCAGATACACAACCGTTACATTCTGTCGCAGATAAAGTCAGGTTTTATGCTGATAAACCAGCAACTGGCCCATGAGCGTATTTTGTACGAGCGCTTTTTGCTGCAATTGGATAATCATAGCGGGTTAAGTCAGCAAAGCTTGTTTCCTGCAACGGTAAGCCTCAATAGCAGCGATTATGGCTTGTTAAAAGAATTGCTGCCGGATATACGCAACCTGGGATTCGACATACGAGAGTTTGGACCGAACACCGTTATCGTGGAGGGTATACCTGCAGATATAAACCATAACGACGAGCACCAATTGTTAGAAAGCCTTCTTGAAGGGTTTAAAAACAACATGGCCATCTTAAAGTTAAACAAGCGAGATACGCTAGCCCGCACATTAGCACGTAACGGTGCTACCAAGGCGGGCACACGTTTAAGTATGGACGAAATGAACCTGTTGATAGATCAGCTTTTTGCGTGCCAGTCGCCCAACCAGGCGCTGAACGGCAAACCGGTTATCAGTACATTTACCATGGCAGAGCTGGCGGAAAGGTTTGAGAAGTAA
- a CDS encoding amidohydrolase translates to MFIRLKNLLSFFVIAATVSCQKKEFNADLLIKNAKIYTVDSAFTIADAIVVSNGKIAAVGSADSLEKNYMAKQVIDAGGKAIYPGFIDAHTHFYQYGMGLQEAHLEGTQSWNEIIDSVSAFGKRNPEGWIIGRGWDQNDWKVKQYPTKAKLDSLFPVRPVMLQRIDGHAAIVNQAALNIANIKPDQKIAGGQIETVNGKLTGILVDNAVGLVRHKMPQPTEQMVQEAFADAQRNCFAVGLTTVDDCGLPYTLINPIAELQHKGLLKMRIYVMLSDAPENYEYLFKRGAYKTPRLNVRAFKVYADGALGSRGACLLKPYADRKGWNGFLLSSQQHFADVAAKIAEKGFQMCTHAIGDSANRVILNTYAKVLKGKNDRRWRIEHAQIVNPQDVKLFGEYNVIPSIQPTHATSDMYWAGQRLGAERLKTAYAYKNLMKQNGWLPLGTDFPVENINPLYTFYAATERKDLKGFPVAGFQKENALDRTEALRGITIWAAKANFEEKEKGSIEKGKFADFVMLDQDIMKIKGSEIPKVKVLKTYINGEKVYEKK, encoded by the coding sequence ATGTTTATCCGCCTAAAAAATCTGCTGTCGTTTTTTGTGATAGCGGCTACCGTATCCTGTCAAAAAAAGGAATTTAATGCAGATTTACTGATCAAGAACGCAAAGATCTATACGGTAGACAGTGCATTTACCATAGCAGACGCGATAGTGGTCAGCAATGGAAAAATAGCGGCGGTAGGCTCCGCAGATTCTCTTGAAAAAAACTACATGGCCAAACAGGTGATAGATGCCGGCGGCAAAGCTATCTACCCAGGCTTTATCGATGCGCATACCCACTTTTACCAATATGGCATGGGTTTGCAGGAGGCGCACCTGGAAGGTACGCAAAGCTGGAATGAGATCATTGATTCGGTCTCGGCATTTGGTAAGCGCAACCCTGAGGGCTGGATCATCGGCCGTGGTTGGGACCAAAACGATTGGAAAGTAAAACAGTATCCTACCAAAGCAAAACTGGACTCCCTTTTCCCTGTACGACCGGTTATGCTGCAGCGGATTGACGGCCATGCAGCAATAGTTAACCAGGCTGCGCTGAACATTGCCAACATTAAACCCGACCAAAAAATTGCAGGCGGGCAGATTGAAACCGTCAACGGAAAACTTACCGGCATTCTGGTGGACAACGCTGTAGGCCTGGTGCGCCATAAAATGCCGCAGCCGACCGAGCAAATGGTGCAGGAAGCTTTTGCCGACGCACAGCGCAATTGTTTTGCTGTAGGACTAACTACAGTTGATGATTGCGGATTGCCTTACACACTCATCAACCCTATCGCCGAACTGCAGCACAAAGGCCTTTTAAAGATGCGTATTTATGTAATGCTGAGCGACGCGCCTGAGAATTACGAGTACCTGTTTAAACGCGGCGCTTATAAAACCCCACGACTGAATGTCCGCGCTTTTAAAGTGTATGCTGATGGCGCGTTAGGTTCGCGTGGTGCATGCTTGCTTAAACCTTATGCCGATCGTAAAGGCTGGAACGGTTTCCTGCTAAGCAGTCAGCAGCATTTCGCAGATGTAGCAGCAAAGATCGCGGAAAAAGGATTTCAAATGTGCACGCACGCCATAGGCGATTCGGCCAACCGCGTCATATTGAATACTTACGCTAAAGTGCTTAAAGGTAAAAATGACAGGCGCTGGCGGATAGAACATGCACAGATCGTTAACCCGCAGGATGTTAAACTCTTTGGCGAATATAATGTGATACCTTCTATACAGCCTACACATGCTACTTCTGATATGTACTGGGCGGGCCAGCGTTTAGGCGCCGAAAGGTTAAAAACAGCCTATGCCTACAAGAACCTGATGAAACAAAACGGTTGGCTGCCATTAGGTACAGACTTTCCTGTGGAAAATATCAATCCGCTTTATACATTCTATGCTGCCACCGAGCGTAAAGATCTGAAAGGGTTTCCGGTGGCGGGTTTTCAAAAAGAGAATGCTTTAGACCGTACCGAAGCCTTACGTGGTATAACGATATGGGCGGCGAAAGCTAACTTTGAAGAAAAAGAAAAGGGCAGTATTGAGAAGGGCAAGTTTGCAGATTTTGTAATGCTCGATCAGGATATAATGAAAATTAAGGGGAGCGAAATCCCTAAAGTTAAAGTGTTAAAAACATACATCAATGGTGAAAAAGTTTATGAGAAGAAATAG